The Aggregatilinea lenta genome includes a region encoding these proteins:
- a CDS encoding O-antigen ligase family protein: MSRQRMMAIAVILYITFLGGTAYAHTGTVPDVVRLLAIVGPSAVWLVDILRTRRAFPRTALDAPLAVLAAWLVITALLAQDRRISLEMIWPLLAHILAFYLLVDLIRRGWADHLKAALLAVAALLVALSAIELARWYGSWLSVHGLSDPIPPKWSPLTAALNVSTIEGNYVAMLIPLALAGVIVVRRWPVRAALIALCVTLLGVEIMTFSRGGLLGALVATGTLFVFAMLRWQQGSGRMPTLFQPRLVLGSLLIAVLGAGLLFVVWTARASRADSDMGRITTWRSTLDMIVEHPVTGVGPGVFGLALREYRDPATAQDRLMSAHDLPLNILAEMGIPGLLIVGWLLVRFGGQWMQAWQIAGRERQLWLEGGIAALLAYSVHSLVDVFPLTSSVLPLLIVTAYAAADPRPAPRPIRASRRLAWGALATIGVFGFWIITLDVAQGWMALSLRSIDHGNLDAALDQAEKAQAWDPSLSLYDLHNAYVLGLLASEQPDLYLDRAIAAHEATLAAMPTFDLGWANLSALYVQRGDFTAARRAMQQAAAIQPNTALYWLELGDYTRALDEDNDLAAEMPKISLSGLYAFLANETIPADERLYVAVLGDAEREADRLAAEVEQGGWFAELALGLYEHRVVGDDKTAMDHLTRATALHPADERAALERAEIELAHGDYDGAEGDAREALFVDHFGGAPGNFVLARIQARRGAEADEIEAYLLDSIALRPVPQSFASTVYARPAGFRTLPQLGALRISFRAYDGGLALARFYRSHGQIDAAREVYHMMLVENPYLSEAEAALAALPESQLQEVAR, encoded by the coding sequence ATGTCGCGGCAGCGTATGATGGCGATCGCCGTCATCCTGTACATCACGTTTCTGGGTGGGACGGCTTACGCGCACACCGGCACGGTGCCCGACGTCGTGCGGTTGCTGGCTATCGTCGGGCCGAGCGCGGTCTGGCTGGTGGACATACTGCGCACCCGGCGTGCGTTCCCCCGCACGGCGCTGGACGCACCGCTGGCCGTGCTGGCGGCGTGGCTGGTGATCACGGCCCTGCTCGCACAGGATCGCCGTATCAGCCTGGAAATGATCTGGCCCCTGCTGGCGCACATTCTCGCCTTTTACCTGCTGGTGGACCTCATCCGGCGCGGGTGGGCGGATCACCTCAAGGCCGCGCTGCTGGCGGTGGCGGCCCTCCTGGTCGCGCTGAGCGCGATCGAGCTGGCGCGCTGGTACGGGAGCTGGCTCAGCGTGCACGGCCTGAGCGACCCGATCCCGCCTAAGTGGTCCCCGCTGACGGCAGCGCTCAACGTCTCGACCATCGAGGGCAACTACGTCGCCATGCTGATCCCGCTGGCGCTGGCCGGGGTGATCGTCGTCCGGCGCTGGCCAGTGCGCGCGGCGCTGATCGCGCTGTGCGTGACCCTACTGGGCGTGGAGATCATGACCTTCTCGCGCGGCGGGCTGCTGGGCGCGCTGGTGGCGACGGGCACGCTGTTCGTGTTCGCGATGCTGCGCTGGCAGCAGGGATCTGGGCGCATGCCGACGCTGTTCCAGCCCCGGCTGGTGCTGGGCAGCCTGCTGATCGCCGTGCTGGGTGCAGGCCTGCTGTTCGTCGTGTGGACGGCGCGCGCCTCACGCGCCGACAGCGACATGGGCCGCATCACCACCTGGCGCAGCACGCTGGACATGATCGTCGAGCATCCCGTGACAGGCGTGGGACCCGGTGTATTCGGCCTCGCTCTGCGTGAGTACCGCGACCCGGCCACAGCCCAGGACCGGCTGATGTCCGCGCACGACCTGCCGCTGAACATTCTGGCGGAAATGGGCATCCCCGGCCTGCTGATCGTCGGCTGGCTGCTGGTGCGCTTCGGCGGGCAGTGGATGCAGGCGTGGCAGATCGCCGGGCGGGAGCGCCAGCTCTGGCTGGAAGGCGGGATCGCGGCGCTGCTGGCCTACAGCGTGCACAGCCTCGTGGACGTGTTCCCGCTCACCTCGTCGGTGCTGCCGCTGCTGATCGTCACTGCTTACGCTGCTGCCGATCCCCGGCCCGCGCCGCGCCCGATCCGCGCGTCCCGGCGGCTGGCGTGGGGCGCGCTGGCAACGATCGGCGTCTTCGGCTTCTGGATCATCACTCTGGATGTAGCCCAGGGCTGGATGGCGCTCAGCCTGCGCAGCATCGACCACGGCAACCTGGACGCGGCGCTCGATCAGGCGGAAAAAGCGCAGGCGTGGGACCCATCCCTGTCGCTGTACGACCTGCACAACGCTTACGTGCTCGGCCTGCTGGCGAGCGAGCAACCTGACCTCTACCTGGATCGTGCCATCGCGGCGCACGAGGCGACGCTGGCCGCCATGCCGACCTTCGACCTGGGCTGGGCGAACCTCTCGGCACTCTACGTGCAGCGCGGCGACTTCACGGCGGCGCGGCGGGCCATGCAGCAGGCGGCGGCGATCCAGCCGAACACCGCGCTATACTGGCTCGAGCTAGGCGACTATACGCGCGCGCTGGACGAAGACAACGATCTGGCTGCCGAGATGCCCAAGATCTCGCTCAGCGGCCTGTATGCCTTCCTGGCCAACGAGACGATCCCCGCCGACGAGCGGTTGTACGTCGCCGTGCTGGGCGACGCCGAGCGTGAGGCGGACCGGCTGGCAGCGGAAGTCGAGCAGGGCGGCTGGTTCGCGGAGTTGGCGCTGGGCCTGTACGAGCACCGCGTCGTGGGCGACGACAAGACGGCGATGGACCACCTGACACGCGCGACGGCACTGCACCCGGCGGACGAGCGGGCCGCGCTGGAACGGGCCGAGATCGAGCTGGCGCACGGCGACTACGACGGGGCCGAAGGCGATGCGCGTGAGGCGCTGTTCGTGGACCACTTCGGCGGCGCGCCGGGCAACTTCGTCCTGGCGCGGATCCAGGCGCGGCGCGGCGCGGAGGCAGACGAGATCGAGGCGTACCTGCTGGACAGCATCGCGCTGCGCCCCGTGCCGCAGTCCTTCGCCAGCACGGTTTACGCGCGGCCCGCCGGGTTCCGCACACTTCCGCAGCTTGGCGCGCTGCGGATCAGCTTCCGCGCCTACGACGGCGGCCTGGCGCTAGCGCGCTTCTACCGCTCGCACGGACAGATCGATGCCGCGCGCGAGGTGTATCATATGATGTTAGTCGAGAATCCCTATTTGTCTGAGGCCGAGGCCGCGCTGGCAGCGCTGCCCGAAAGCCAGCTCCAGGAGGTTGCACGATGA
- a CDS encoding MGMT family protein → MTPPPAFNTRIYALVRAIPPGKVLNYGRVAELLGVSNGAREVGWAMSSLPASQRDVPWHRVVNAQGRVSIKGSPVAAAEQRRRLEAEGIVFDDKDRLDLKQHTWDPAPWEVEEILRTAGLPASSHGDS, encoded by the coding sequence ATGACACCCCCGCCCGCATTCAACACGCGGATTTACGCCTTGGTGCGCGCTATTCCGCCGGGCAAAGTGCTGAATTATGGCCGGGTGGCGGAGCTGCTCGGCGTGTCCAACGGCGCGCGTGAGGTCGGCTGGGCGATGAGCAGCCTGCCCGCCAGCCAGCGAGACGTGCCGTGGCACCGCGTGGTCAACGCGCAGGGCCGCGTGAGCATCAAGGGATCGCCCGTCGCGGCGGCGGAACAGCGGCGGCGGTTGGAGGCCGAAGGCATCGTCTTCGATGACAAGGACCGGCTCGATTTGAAGCAGCACACCTGGGACCCTGCGCCATGGGAGGTCGAGGAGATTCTGCGCACAGCGGGGTTACCAGCGTCGTCGCACGGGGATTCGTAG
- a CDS encoding glycoside hydrolase family 31 protein: METIRKLLVRPEFTMGLPTVIPALRYRMGLFVRNRRFKRRPPHGEFQALGRVLTVKRQPGGAWLHAQQGHIEIRFWASGIVRLRASQDGVAELPLSYAVVEPDETPAEVTYEDTPQALTIRTDQLTCEVDKAACTLVIKTRDGRLIVEDTTGFRLRGEQVMWSSRLPDGDGCYGLGERASGVNLRGRRYGFWNSDLVRYRYGSDPLYLSIPFLLGLRPDLAYGVLWDNPSRGWVDLGEATPGEKTFFAESGEACVYLMAGHDPQAVLSAYTALTGHMPLPPLWALGFHQSRWGYDEEATFRTLAHQFRQRRLPCDALYFDIDYMDGYRVFTWNRERFPQMPALLKDLRAQGFKPVAIIDPGIKIDRKYDVYLDGVQRDVFLKYPDGTRVAAPVWPGRCHFPDFSRPHARAWWAEQVGKLVQAGFAGLWNDMNEPALINLSSDKSLPPYVMHEWEEHPRSHLAGGHNTYGMLMARSTYEGLRQHRPDARPFVMTRAAYAGAQRYTSSWTGDNTATWEHLRLSISMALNMGLSGLPFTGPDTGGFHDEPSQELFARWMQVSSLLPYFRVHTIAGSRDQEPWSFGEQVESISRCALERRYRLLPMLYTAFAQNAQHGTPIIRPLFWLEPRNKALYDVDDAFMVGDALLAAPVLDEGATRREVTLPAGTWYAFESGEMQRGGGRITADAPLDTLPLFARAGSVIPLWPVMQYVGELPVEELLLRVFAGTGESVLYEDAGEGMAYRDGETRWSTFTTSFRPSGEFVIEWHRSGAYQPSYERVRVEVVGISGEPERVELDGGMAPVWYFNEGVVEFVAGPFERARIIGREALTPFLDETRLHPPH; encoded by the coding sequence TTGGAAACGATTCGCAAACTACTGGTCAGGCCGGAATTCACGATGGGGCTGCCGACCGTGATCCCCGCGCTGCGCTACCGGATGGGGCTGTTCGTGCGCAACCGCCGCTTCAAGCGCCGACCGCCGCACGGCGAGTTCCAGGCGTTGGGGCGTGTGCTGACCGTCAAGCGGCAACCGGGCGGCGCGTGGCTGCACGCCCAGCAGGGCCACATCGAGATCCGCTTTTGGGCGTCGGGCATCGTGCGTCTGCGCGCCAGCCAGGACGGGGTCGCGGAGCTGCCGCTGTCGTACGCGGTGGTCGAGCCGGACGAGACGCCAGCGGAAGTCACCTACGAGGACACGCCCCAGGCGCTGACTATTCGCACCGATCAGCTCACGTGCGAGGTGGACAAAGCGGCCTGTACGCTGGTGATCAAGACACGCGACGGACGCTTAATCGTGGAGGATACGACGGGCTTCCGGCTGCGCGGGGAGCAGGTGATGTGGTCGAGCCGCCTGCCAGACGGTGACGGCTGTTACGGCCTGGGCGAGCGTGCCAGTGGCGTGAACCTGCGCGGACGCCGCTACGGCTTCTGGAACTCCGACCTCGTGCGCTACCGCTACGGCAGCGATCCGCTCTATCTCAGCATCCCGTTTTTGTTGGGGCTGCGGCCCGATCTGGCGTACGGCGTGCTGTGGGACAACCCCTCGCGCGGTTGGGTCGATCTGGGCGAGGCCACACCCGGCGAAAAGACGTTCTTCGCGGAGAGCGGTGAGGCGTGCGTGTACCTGATGGCCGGGCACGATCCGCAAGCAGTGCTCTCGGCCTACACGGCGCTGACAGGGCACATGCCGCTGCCGCCGCTGTGGGCGCTCGGCTTTCACCAGTCGCGCTGGGGCTACGACGAGGAAGCCACCTTCCGCACGCTGGCCCACCAGTTCCGCCAGCGTCGCCTGCCGTGCGACGCGCTGTACTTCGACATCGACTATATGGACGGCTACCGCGTCTTCACCTGGAACCGCGAGCGCTTCCCGCAGATGCCTGCGCTGCTCAAGGATCTGCGCGCGCAGGGCTTCAAGCCGGTCGCCATCATCGATCCCGGCATCAAGATCGACCGCAAGTATGACGTCTACCTCGACGGCGTGCAGCGCGACGTGTTTCTGAAGTACCCGGACGGCACGCGCGTCGCTGCGCCGGTCTGGCCGGGACGCTGCCACTTCCCCGATTTCAGCCGCCCGCATGCCCGCGCGTGGTGGGCGGAGCAGGTCGGTAAGCTGGTGCAGGCCGGGTTCGCCGGGCTGTGGAACGACATGAACGAACCGGCCCTGATCAACCTCAGCAGCGACAAATCGCTTCCGCCCTACGTCATGCATGAGTGGGAAGAACACCCGCGTAGCCATCTGGCAGGCGGACACAACACGTACGGGATGCTCATGGCGCGCTCGACCTACGAGGGCCTGCGCCAGCACCGCCCCGACGCGCGTCCATTTGTGATGACGCGCGCTGCTTACGCCGGGGCGCAGCGATACACGTCGAGCTGGACCGGCGACAACACCGCGACGTGGGAGCACCTGCGGCTGAGCATCAGCATGGCGCTCAACATGGGTCTGAGCGGGCTGCCGTTCACCGGGCCGGACACGGGCGGCTTCCACGACGAGCCGAGCCAGGAGCTGTTCGCGCGCTGGATGCAGGTCAGCAGCCTGCTGCCGTACTTCCGAGTGCACACCATCGCCGGGTCGCGAGACCAGGAGCCTTGGAGTTTTGGCGAACAGGTCGAGTCGATTTCGCGCTGCGCACTGGAGCGCCGCTACCGGCTGCTGCCCATGCTGTATACCGCCTTCGCCCAGAATGCCCAGCACGGCACGCCGATCATCCGGCCCTTATTCTGGCTGGAACCGCGTAACAAGGCGCTCTACGACGTGGACGACGCGTTCATGGTCGGCGATGCACTGCTGGCGGCTCCTGTGCTGGACGAAGGCGCGACGCGGCGCGAGGTGACGCTGCCCGCCGGGACGTGGTACGCGTTCGAGTCGGGCGAGATGCAGCGCGGCGGCGGACGCATTACGGCGGATGCACCGCTCGATACGCTGCCGCTGTTCGCGCGCGCCGGATCGGTGATCCCGCTGTGGCCCGTTATGCAGTATGTCGGCGAGCTGCCGGTCGAGGAACTGCTGCTGCGCGTGTTCGCCGGGACGGGCGAGTCCGTGCTGTACGAGGATGCAGGCGAAGGTATGGCTTACCGCGATGGCGAGACGCGGTGGTCTACGTTCACCACCAGCTTCCGACCGTCCGGCGAATTCGTGATCGAGTGGCACCGGTCCGGTGCGTACCAGCCGTCCTACGAGCGCGTGCGGGTCGAGGTGGTGGGCATTTCCGGCGAGCCGGAACGTGTGGAACTGGACGGTGGCATGGCCCCGGTGTGGTATTTCAACGAGGGCGTGGTCGAGTTCGTGGCGGGTCCGTTCGAACGAGCGCGCATCATCGGGCGCGAGGCACTCACACCGTTCCTGGACGAAACGCGCTTGCATCCGCCGCACTAG